GCTCCATCAGGCACGACCTAGTATTTACTGGATGGGTACAAGTGAATCTACCATAGATAGATCCATATGGTCGAGCTAAATAGCATTAGAATCTAATCTTGTCCGGTGCCTAATGCCATCACGCTTTCGTATAGGTCGATAGGTGCTATCGTCTCTCTGTATGTGGTTAGGCTATCCGGTTGAGATCTTGATCCATGCTCCCGTGCGTAGATAGTTGGTGCGAGTACAAGGAGAACGTTTCATTTGTGATTAACATAAGTAATTGTTATACATACTTAAAATAAATATCATGATTACATGTCCATAGGCGAAATGAACCGACTTGTGCGGACGAATGTGCTGGTGGGGGAGGCACAAGAATTATACATTCGGCCCATGGTCCATGAAGGTAGTCTCTGGCATAAATGGGGCTGTATGGATCTATGTGTAGAACCATACAGTTTTTTAGCCCTGGTACCGAATAAGCTAGGTGGTCGAAGCAATAGACTGGGACCAATGGGGCGAAGCTATGCGTACCAGCTATCAAGAAATGCAGATGATGAGGCAAGAAGAGGCCCCAGCGGTCGAGGCAGAGCTACGATGGTATGCCCTTCATACACACTGCCACCAAGAGAAGCAGGTTCGAGACCGACTGCTGGCAGCAGGGATAGAGCCGTTTCTGCCGGTCACCAGACAATATCGTCAATGGTCTGACCGGAAAGTGTGGACGGTATCACCTCTTTTTCGTGGATACTGCTTCGCTAGGTTCGGATTAGATCGGAGCTTAGCCATTCGCAAGACACCGGGTGTCGCTCGTATTGTTGGCATCATGAAACCAGAACCCATCCGACCCGAAGAGATCATAGCTCTTCAGCAGATCGTCTCATCTGATCGCCCAATTGAACCTTGTGATTATCTCGTCGAAGGAATTTCGGTTGAAGTAGTACGGGGCCCCCTTGCTGGACTCAGGGGAGAATTCGTAAGGAAGACCAAACAGCATGGGTTGGTGATTCGCGCGTCATGTATTCAGCAGGCGGCGCTCATTCATATCGAAGCTGACGAAGTCGTTCCCATCTAGTGAGCCTGCCGCTCGCAAGATTCCCAAAGTATGTCCATGAAACTTTGTCCACAAAATGTTGAGAAGTTGTGATGTCTAAGTTGCATTTTCCCCAGGAGCATATAAGAGCTGCGCTCGCAGAGGTAAGTGCCGGTCGTCCGGTCCGCGAGGTTTCCAGGAAACACGGGATCTCCCCAAATACTCTCTACCGGTGGCGGGCAAAGTTTGGTAATGCAAAGCAACTAGATGATAGAGAGAGGCTCCGTTCATTAGAGGAAGACTACCAACGACTGAAAAAACAATTCGCGGAGCTTGCGCTTGATTACGCAGCGCTGCGGACTGCCTTGATCGAGGAGGCCAGGGGAGATTGTTAGAGAAGCACTGTTGTCCATGATATGCGTAACGGACTGACTCGCAAATATCAGTCCTCAAAAAGAAAGAGTTCCTCATGGCGATTAGAGATAAATCTTGCACAGTACTTAGTTCGATTCTCCTCGTCGGCATAACACTCGGTGCGGTGGCATGCGCCAATGAAAAGGTGACCTACAAAGTCGACCTGATTGAACCGTCTGATTTTTTTCTTGGACCGGAGGATGTGCTGAAAGTAACTGTGTGGAAAAGTCCTGATCTATCAGGCGAGATAACGATTCGTCCAGATGGCACGATCACCATGCCGTTGATCGGTGATGTTCCGGCTGCCGGACATACGGCCAATGTCCTAGCCCAACACATCAAGGAACGGCTTACAGAATACGTCTCATCACCAGTTGTCACTGTACAAGTAAAAGAAGTGAACAGCTATTTCATCTATGTGTTGGGAGAAGTAGTGAGGCCAGGCAAGTATCCGCTGAAGTCCTATGCCAATGTGATGCAGGGCATCTCGCTGGCCGGCGGCTTTGCCCCGTTTGCATCCAAGAACAAGATCAAGGTATTGCGCAATGTCAGCACCGGTTCCGAAGGGCATGAGGAAAAGCGACAGATTGAAATTCCCGTGAGTTACACCGACATTCTAAAGGGCACCGCCGTGCCGGGAAACTTCATTCTGCAGAGCGGCGATGTCATTGTGGTGCCGTAATTGCGTACACGATGGCTGCTTGCGCCAATTGCAAGCATCACTCTTGGACTAGGCGTTGGGTTATGGTCCCCAAGTCAAGCCCAGATCGGGGGCATGGGGGGCATGGGAGGCATGGGAGGAGGGGGTGGATCGATAGGAGCCATACCAGGGGCTAGTTTTGAGAGTGCGACGGATCCAAGTTCGATGCGAACGGCTAGTGGTTTCCATATTGTGCCAATGGTTACTGTTGGTCAGCGATATGACAGCAACGTGTTTTTTGCGCCCAAGACTCCGGGGCTTGACCGAGACGATTTTGTCACAACCGTGAGTCCTCAGGCACGAGTCCTTTTTGGAGGCGATCTGGTCTCGCTGAACACACGAGTTGGAGCGATCGGTCAATTTTTTGCCAAGAACAGTGAATTGAATAACGTGGGCGCGAATGTAGGGCTGGTTGTTGACGCAAGTAAGTTCCTGGGTCAATTCTGGCCTGGGACTCGGTTTACCGTGGCGGACTCCTATGTTTTTACCCCAGAGCCACTCGCGTTCTTGACGGGGAATCTAGACACACAGGAAGTGAATCCACTCCTAAGAGGGTTTCAGGCTATTCGTGCAAATACACATAGCAACAGCGTCTCCGTAGCACTTGCGGTTCCCGTAAGTCAGAGCCTTGACCTCACGGCTCGCTATCTGAACAGCCTTACGCATTTTGGCGAGCCAAAGATTCAACAAGAGGGTGTATTAGATGGTGCGTTACTGAACACCACATTCCAAACGTATGCGGTGGGGCTTGGGAAGAGGATTTCGTTGCAGGATACCGTGTCGGCATCGTTTTTAGGATCCAAGGCAGACTCCGGCAGTACGCAGTCCTTTTCAGGGTATGGTGGTTTCGTGGGGTGGGATCACATGTTTACTAAGAAAGTGACCTTGCGATCTACAGTAGGCGTTCAGAAGGTAAATGATAATTCTGGTTCAGGAAATTCCAGTATCGCACCTGGCGGTTCCCTGACCGTCTTCTGGAACGATACCGTAAGATCTTGGCGCCTTTCCTACAACGTGGGCCTCACACCGTCATTGCAGTTCGTAGGGCGCCCAATTCTTACTCACGCAGTCAACTTCACGGTAACCCAACGAACGTTCATCGAGAATCTTTCGGCCTTTGTAGGTCTAAATTATGGCCGAGGGAATGAATTGGGTGGAGGTAGTTCATCATCTTCATCGGAAATCTCATACACCTCGTATAGTGGATCCGGAGGGATGAGTTATAAGGTCACGCCAAAGACGTACGTCGTTTTGATCTACAGCTATTCACGATTTAATAACAGATTTGGGTCACAAATATTTGAGTTAGACAGGAACCTAGCTCAGATATTTTTGACTCAGGCATTCTACTAAAAACTCCTTCACTTAAGGTCTAGATCATGATGCGATCGCTGACACAAGAAGATCTGCTGTTAATACTAGCTAAGAGAAAATGGTGGATCCTGACTTGCGTGGTGGTCTGTGTTCCTCTGGCCTATGGATCGTGGAAATGGTTTCCGAAGACCTATAGATCCTCTGTTGTCATGACGGTTGATAGTCCAAAAGTCGCAAAGGATTACGTGAAAGGTTTAGGAGGACCAGAGGGACGAGGCCTGGACGACCAAGCAGCTATTGCCATGCAACAGGTCACGTTGGCCCTTACGAACAAGTCAGTATTACTCCCCATCATTGAGAAGATTAAGCCCTATCCAGTCAGTGGAGGTGCGCCAGCGGAGTCTTCGATCAATCGCCTTCGCAAGGACATCACGCTCTCAAGATCCAAGGATGGAATTGGCATTGCGATTTCCTATGTGCACTTTGATCCTCTGATAGCTCAAGGCGTTCTGGCTCTTTTGCCGGTTATGCTGCAGGAGGACAATGCGAAACGCCGTGAAGGACTCATTGAGACAACCGCGAAATTCCTATCCAGCGAACTTGAGCGAGTAAAGGGGGAGCTTGAGGCGAAGGAACACACGATCTCAGAATTTAAGAAGGCTCATACGGGTGAATTACCAGCACAATTGGATGCCAACTTGCGCAGCCTCGATCGATTGCAGGCTGACCTTACCAGTACCACTGAGTCACTGAATAAAGCAGGAGAACGGCTTACTGCCTTAGAGAGAGCCATCAGGGAATTCTCTAGTCTCGAGTCGACGGAGGTGCTTTCGATTGAGGGAGCTAGCCGTCGGATAAATATCTCAAAGCCTGTCGAGCCCCGTCGTGCGCGATTAGCAGAGTTGAAGAAAAACCTAAACGAACTTCTGGTCATCTATAAGGACACGTACCCGGATGTGGTGCACCTTCGAGAAGAAATTCGCAGGCTGGAATCGGCACTCGTACTGTCAGATAAGGATCAACCAACGGTGGTCGAGCCTGGTAACGGAGAGGCGGCAGGGGAGAACGAGAGCGCCCGTCGAGAAATCCGTAAAGCAAGCGATCCTTTCTTGATCGAACTAAAAAAGGAGCATGATGCAGTAAGGAGTGAAATTGCGTTCCTCAGGCAGAAACAAGCCAATACAGTTCAGCAGATTAGGGTACTGGAAACCCATGTCGCCCGTACGCCGGCTGCTGAACAGGGGCTTGCAGTTCTAGTTCGAGACTATGAAAATCTCCAGAAGGGGTATCAATCTCTTCTTGATAAGCGAACAAATGCACAAATTATTGAAAACTATGAGACCCGTCAGTTCGGTGAACAGTACCGAATCATCGAACCGGCTAACTTTCCTTCATCCCCGGAGCCTCCGACACTCCTACATTTCCTCCTCGGTGGACTTGGAGCGGGGTGTGCTCTAGGTTTTGGAGGAGCTGTTGGACTAGAGCTTCTCAAGAGGGGCTTCCACCGGCCTGAGGAAATCGAAAGCCTGCTTGGCCTTCCCGTTCTCGCGTCGATACCTCCTTTTACGGCAGGGATGACAGGAATGCGCTCAATCCGCTCACAGGCGCTACTTACAGGGCCCAAGAGCGGCGCTGGAACCTCTGGAAGTGCCGCAGACTATTATGAGTACGGAAAAAACGGGAAACGTACGAACTCCGGTAGCAAGCGCGCCGCAGACACAGGCCTGCCCGCTAATATGCAGTTGATCGCAAAGTGGGCGCCACAGACTATAATTGCAGAGCAATATCGAGTGGCCTCTACGCGATTCCTATTGAAGACGGCTGAAAAGGAGAAAGTGGTCACTCTTATCACCAGCAGTACCATGGGTGAGGGAAAAACGACCACGGCAGTCAATCTTGCCTACATTCTAGCCCATGACCTGAAGAAATCTACTCTCTTGATCGACTGTGATTTCAAGCGGCCTATGGTCCACGAATATGCGGAAATTTCGATGGAGCCTGGTCTCAGTGAGGCAGAGCAGGGAAAGGAAGTTCTTGAACATTGTCTTCATCACTATGAAAACATCCCGCTGTCGATCTTGCCATGTGGTAATGCCAAGGGGAGACCGGCCAGTATTTTAGGGATTCAGTACGTGAAGCAGGTCTTGCCGCAGCTAAAAACCCGCTATGACCATGTCATTTTAGATGGACCGCCTGCGTTGGTCCTGGCAGACGCCAATGTTCTTAGTAGCATGGCGGATCAGGTGATCTTCGTCGTGCGAGCTGGTTTGACGAGCCAGGACATGGCACGCAAAGCAGTGAGACATCTTGGTGTCGAGAGCGACACCGGCGGAGTTGTCTTGACGCATGTCGAGATGGACTATACCCCCTATCTCTCCTATGAGAACCACTATGCCGCTAAGAACAGTTGAGCTGATAAACAAAGAGGCGGTTGCAGATCTTGATCAGCAATTGTGCCGCTTCACAGAGGATTCATATCCAAAATGGAATTCGCTGCATTCCAGAAGACGGATGCTCATTTTGGGGGGTGGGAAGCTTGCTAAGGAGCTTTATCAATTCGTACTCTCCGAGCGCCTAGACCTCATGGAGATTGTTGGGGCGCTGGTCGTGGAAAATGATCGAATAGAGAGAAACCATGAAATACCAGGCTTAATCGGCACCCACGAGCAGTTGGCACGAGTCGTTGAAGAACAGCGGGTCAATACCATCGTGGTTTGTTTTGAGGATCGCCGGTCCGTCCTGCCGGTTGAACAGCTTCTCGATCTGAAGGCAATGGGGATAGACGTTCTTGATGGGCACCAATTGTTTGAAGAGGTTTCTGGTCGGCTCTCCATTGATTCACTCCGTCCAAGCAACCTCATTTTTTCAACTGGTTTCAAGCAGAGCACGGTAACCCGTGTTACCAAGCGATTCGTTGACCTATCGGTTTCAGCCGTTGGGTTGCTGGTGCTGTCCCCGCTATTCATACTGGTGGCACTTCTGATTAAAGCTGAATCTGCGGGGCCGGTCATCTACCGTCAGCTTCGTGTGGGATTGCGCGGACGCCCCTTTCTGATTTGGAAACTTCGATCAATGAAACAAGACGCTGAGAGCTCCGGCGCCCAGTGGGCTCAGACAGATGACCCTCGAATCACTCGCATGGGAAAATTGCTGCGAAAGTTTCGTATCGATGAGTTTCCGCAGCTCATCAACGTGCTACGAGGGGAGATGAGTCTTGTTGGTCCACGCCCAGAGCGACCGATGTTTGTCCAAGATTTGCGCAAAATCATTCCATATTATGACTTGAGGCATACGGTACGGCCAGGAATCACGGGATGGGCTCAGATTAAGTTTCGATATGGCGCC
The sequence above is drawn from the Nitrospira sp. genome and encodes:
- a CDS encoding transposase: MSKLHFPQEHIRAALAEVSAGRPVREVSRKHGISPNTLYRWRAKFGNAKQLDDRERLRSLEEDYQRLKKQFAELALDYAALRTALIEEARGDC
- a CDS encoding polysaccharide biosynthesis/export family protein, which produces MAIRDKSCTVLSSILLVGITLGAVACANEKVTYKVDLIEPSDFFLGPEDVLKVTVWKSPDLSGEITIRPDGTITMPLIGDVPAAGHTANVLAQHIKERLTEYVSSPVVTVQVKEVNSYFIYVLGEVVRPGKYPLKSYANVMQGISLAGGFAPFASKNKIKVLRNVSTGSEGHEEKRQIEIPVSYTDILKGTAVPGNFILQSGDVIVVP
- a CDS encoding TIGR03013 family PEP-CTERM/XrtA system glycosyltransferase, giving the protein MLILGGGKLAKELYQFVLSERLDLMEIVGALVVENDRIERNHEIPGLIGTHEQLARVVEEQRVNTIVVCFEDRRSVLPVEQLLDLKAMGIDVLDGHQLFEEVSGRLSIDSLRPSNLIFSTGFKQSTVTRVTKRFVDLSVSAVGLLVLSPLFILVALLIKAESAGPVIYRQLRVGLRGRPFLIWKLRSMKQDAESSGAQWAQTDDPRITRMGKLLRKFRIDEFPQLINVLRGEMSLVGPRPERPMFVQDLRKIIPYYDLRHTVRPGITGWAQIKFRYGASAEDAHMKFQYDLYYVKRLSFMLDMRILVETMRTILLGEGAK
- a CDS encoding AAA family ATPase produces the protein MMRSLTQEDLLLILAKRKWWILTCVVVCVPLAYGSWKWFPKTYRSSVVMTVDSPKVAKDYVKGLGGPEGRGLDDQAAIAMQQVTLALTNKSVLLPIIEKIKPYPVSGGAPAESSINRLRKDITLSRSKDGIGIAISYVHFDPLIAQGVLALLPVMLQEDNAKRREGLIETTAKFLSSELERVKGELEAKEHTISEFKKAHTGELPAQLDANLRSLDRLQADLTSTTESLNKAGERLTALERAIREFSSLESTEVLSIEGASRRINISKPVEPRRARLAELKKNLNELLVIYKDTYPDVVHLREEIRRLESALVLSDKDQPTVVEPGNGEAAGENESARREIRKASDPFLIELKKEHDAVRSEIAFLRQKQANTVQQIRVLETHVARTPAAEQGLAVLVRDYENLQKGYQSLLDKRTNAQIIENYETRQFGEQYRIIEPANFPSSPEPPTLLHFLLGGLGAGCALGFGGAVGLELLKRGFHRPEEIESLLGLPVLASIPPFTAGMTGMRSIRSQALLTGPKSGAGTSGSAADYYEYGKNGKRTNSGSKRAADTGLPANMQLIAKWAPQTIIAEQYRVASTRFLLKTAEKEKVVTLITSSTMGEGKTTTAVNLAYILAHDLKKSTLLIDCDFKRPMVHEYAEISMEPGLSEAEQGKEVLEHCLHHYENIPLSILPCGNAKGRPASILGIQYVKQVLPQLKTRYDHVILDGPPALVLADANVLSSMADQVIFVVRAGLTSQDMARKAVRHLGVESDTGGVVLTHVEMDYTPYLSYENHYAAKNS